The DNA window GTCCGACTTAGGGGTCAGCATTCCGGCTGCGTCTACTTCTGCTACAGCCGGATTGGAGGACGACCACTGGGCCGTCCGGGTCCAGTCCTCTTGCAATGCACCCACTGTCGCCTCCGCCAGCATCTGCTGACGGCTTTCTTTCGAGTGGAGGGTAATCTTCTCGGGATAGAGCTTCAACTGTGCTGGCGCGGCCCAAAGACCGGCCGAGACCAACACGCCACAAAGAAATCGTTTCATCACTGTCGCCTTAACTGAGCACTTCGTGGATCGGCTCGACTCCGCGGTCCACCAGCGGAATCGGACGGCCTTGCGAACCGGGGAGTTCGAGTGACAGATCCACGCCAAGCCCTTTGTAAATCGTTGCGGCCACTTCCGCCGGAGTAGTGGGCCGGTCCTTGGGATAAGCGCCAATCTCGTCCGAGGCGCCCACGATCGTGCCGCCTTTTAACGGCCCGCCGCCCATCAGAATGCTCCAGCACAAGGGCCAATGATCGCGGCCACCAGCCGGATTGATCTTTGGCGTCCGGCCAAACTCGCCGCAAGCCACCACCATCGTGTTTTTCAGCAAGCCACGCTCGCTCAAGTCTTCGAGCAACGAGGCATAAGCATGATCGAACATCGGGCCAACCAGATCTTTGTAGCAACTGATCGGGGAGAAGGGCTTCGAACCATGAATGTCCCAGGTGATCTCATCAAACACCGTCTCGAACATATTCACCGTGACAAAGCGAACTCCGGCCTCCACCATGCGGCGCGCCAGCAGACAACTCTGTCCAAAGCGATTCAGCCCATACTTCTCGCGCACCGCCTCTGGTTCGCGATGCAGCTCAAACGCTTCGCGCGCCTTCTGGCTCGACATCAGCGTGTAGGCCTGGTGGAAGGTACTGTCCATCAGACGGGCGTCCTGCGAGGTCTCAAATCGATTCACCGCATGGTCGACAGCTTCGCGCCAATTGCGGCGGCGATCGACGCGCATGGCGCTCAGATAGTCCGGAGGCAACATATCGGGAACGCGGAAGTTTGGGTCGCTCGGGTCTGCGTTCAACACAAAGGGATCAAAAGTCTTGCCCAGAAACCCGGCGCTCTGTCCATGTGGCATATTGCCGCCCGTGTTCCCGATTGGCCGCGGCAACAGCACATGCGCCGGCACATCGCCCTTGGGGCCCTTCAACTTGCTCAGCACACACCCGATGTGCGGATGCTCGACGCCGCCTTGAAAAAGCCGGCCCGTCTGCATCATCTGATGGCCGGTATCGTGCACAGCGGCTGCGGTATGGTTCATGCCGCGAATGATGGAGTACTTATCCGCATGCTTGGCCATGCGCGGAAAGTTCTCGCTGATCTCAATTCCCGGAACATTCGTCTTGATCGCCTGGAACGGCCCGCGAATCTCGCTCGGCGCGTTGGGCTTCATATCCCAGGTATCGAGCTGGCTTGGCGCGCCCACCAACATCAGAAAGATGCAGTTCACGTCGGATTTGGTCTGGTCAACTGCGCCCATCGCCTTCAGTGCGGTGAACTGCGTCATCCCAAGTCCAAGCATCGATAGGGATCCGGCATGGAGAAAGTCTCTCCGTCGCGATCCATCGCAGAACTCCACAGATTTGTCAGCGTCGAATCGGAACATGGCGTAGCGTCTCCAAGCGAAAGATTTGTCCAGATTCTATCGTTCTTGGAGAACGAACGCTACGGTATCCCCTTGTGCGCGGCTGCGGAGCGCTGTTTCCAGATTTTTTCTGACGGACAAAAGTTTCGGATGCCGCGCCCGCAGTGTCTTCTCAAAAATCGACAGCGCCCGCCGGTACAGCCGGATCGCCTCATCCTGGCGGCCCTCATCGAGCAACAAGCTTCCCAAGTTATTCAATGCCAGCGCCACATCCGGATGCGATTTGCCAAGCAGCTTCTTCTGAATCGCAATCGAGCGCCGGTAATGCTCCTCTGCCTCCCGATTCTTGCCTTGCGCCGCCAGCAAGGCCGCCAGGTTGTTCAGGTTGATCGCTACCTCGGAATGGTCCGGGCCATACAGTGTGGTGAACACACGTAAGGCATGCCGGTAAATGGGTTCGGATTCGTCGTAGCGCCTCAGTCCATCGAGAATTCCGGCATACGCCGCGCCGTCGGCAACGCTCTGTGGGTGCTCTTTTCCCAGATGGGCGATGGAGATTTCCCAGGCCCTGTACCCTGGTTCCAGTGCTTCTTCATAGCGGCCGGCGGCATGGAGAATCCCACCAATGTTGTGATAGATCGAGCTCAGCTCCAGCGCCTCTTCTCCATAGGTCTCCCGCATGTTTTGCAACGCGCTGCGATATAAAGCGAGCCCGGCGGTAAAGCGCCCGGCATATTTGTAAACAACGGCTAAGTTATTCTGCGAGGTGGCCGTTTCCGGATGCTGCTCGCCAAAGTGACTGCGATTCCGCCGCAGCGCCTCCTTCAGATACTTCTCCGCATTCCTGTAATCCCCCAGCTCGCGATAGACCGTTCCTAGAATGCTGCGCGAGCGGGCGCGAATCCGCACCGCGTCTTCTCCCCGAAAGCGTCGCCCAAGTCCATCTGTAATCGCCATGCTCCGTCTTGCGTGGGCAAGCGCTTCCGCATAGCGTTGCAGCTTGTTCTCTAGCTCCGCGACGTCGTTCAGCAGATTCGCGACGTCGGGGGAGGCCCCGCCTTCCAACATCTCAAAGCTAGCCAGTGCCCGCAGCAATGCGGTCAGCGCCTCTGCAAAGCGGCATTTCGATACCAGCACCCAGGCCTTTTCCTGCATAGCAATCGCGTCGCTCAGGGTCATGGGTGGGCAATCACCAGCAGCGTCTTGGCACGTTGAAAGACGCATTCTAAACATTGGCGCATGTTGTCCGGGTCGAGGGCCGCGAAGCTTTCATCGAGCAGCACCAGATCGCCTCCCTGGAGCAGGGCCCGTCCGAGAAAGAGCCGGCTGCGTTCTCCCTGTGACAGCTGCCAGCCTGTCTCTCCCACCATCGTTTCCATTCCCGAGGGCATCCGGGCGAGCAGCGGGCCGAGGCCCAATTCCTGGCACAGCTCCCAGGCCTCTTTCTTGTCTT is part of the Bryobacter aggregatus MPL3 genome and encodes:
- a CDS encoding DUF1501 domain-containing protein, producing the protein MFRFDADKSVEFCDGSRRRDFLHAGSLSMLGLGMTQFTALKAMGAVDQTKSDVNCIFLMLVGAPSQLDTWDMKPNAPSEIRGPFQAIKTNVPGIEISENFPRMAKHADKYSIIRGMNHTAAAVHDTGHQMMQTGRLFQGGVEHPHIGCVLSKLKGPKGDVPAHVLLPRPIGNTGGNMPHGQSAGFLGKTFDPFVLNADPSDPNFRVPDMLPPDYLSAMRVDRRRNWREAVDHAVNRFETSQDARLMDSTFHQAYTLMSSQKAREAFELHREPEAVREKYGLNRFGQSCLLARRMVEAGVRFVTVNMFETVFDEITWDIHGSKPFSPISCYKDLVGPMFDHAYASLLEDLSERGLLKNTMVVACGEFGRTPKINPAGGRDHWPLCWSILMGGGPLKGGTIVGASDEIGAYPKDRPTTPAEVAATIYKGLGVDLSLELPGSQGRPIPLVDRGVEPIHEVLS
- a CDS encoding tetratricopeptide repeat protein; translation: MTLSDAIAMQEKAWVLVSKCRFAEALTALLRALASFEMLEGGASPDVANLLNDVAELENKLQRYAEALAHARRSMAITDGLGRRFRGEDAVRIRARSRSILGTVYRELGDYRNAEKYLKEALRRNRSHFGEQHPETATSQNNLAVVYKYAGRFTAGLALYRSALQNMRETYGEEALELSSIYHNIGGILHAAGRYEEALEPGYRAWEISIAHLGKEHPQSVADGAAYAGILDGLRRYDESEPIYRHALRVFTTLYGPDHSEVAINLNNLAALLAAQGKNREAEEHYRRSIAIQKKLLGKSHPDVALALNNLGSLLLDEGRQDEAIRLYRRALSIFEKTLRARHPKLLSVRKNLETALRSRAQGDTVAFVLQER